The following are from one region of the Magallana gigas chromosome 6, xbMagGiga1.1, whole genome shotgun sequence genome:
- the LOC105326477 gene encoding MAU2 chromatid cohesion factor homolog produces MAAMSGSSKNDALYISLLGLAENFRVSNPPNIRLCIHCLQSIFNINPPPLIVSRTHLQLGNILLAHTKNKELATRHLEQAWTISIGLPPSEEVDSVRFESASELATVYEKDFRFEEAKPVLQKAIEVSQQSAYWHCRLIFQLAQIYAIQRDHTSACHYLQVGADFAGSAHSEYTRLLFILSKGMLLLIAKKTTEVHETLSAAGQLIETYNGTPLQKDSLKVFFFVLQVCHYLMAGQVKTVKPVLKNLQQIIQTITQLHTDEEPVPANELDLFQWLPIEHMCILVYLVTVMHSMQAGHMDKAQKYTDKALMQIEKLKMLDSHPLLSAFQLMLLEHIIMCRLIMGNKTLAIQEIFQACSVCQQQPRLFTTHGAQIHTLLGLYAMSMNCMEAAELQFITAIKSSQGTELEMFVNLNLAIVYLRTNRFPEFMTIMDKVDPEKCQSCPQSLQASAFYVRGLQTFFQARYNEAKRYLRETLKMANSEDLNRLTSCSLVLLGHIFLSLGNNAEALNMVTPAMQLAGKISDVHVQLWASSLLKDLYGLCGDTANEQEGYRMHNTFTQSLLKDLLQSSQLPEHGLIHWTEGPCPFHLNTTPPANNVM; encoded by the exons atgGCCGCCATGAGTGGGTCTAGCAAGAACGACGCTTTGTATATTTCACTTCTGGGCTTAGCAGAGAATTTTAGAGTGTCTAATCCACCTAATATAAGACTCTGCATCCACTGCCTGCAGTCAATCTTCAACATTAATCCGCCACCACTCATCGTTTCCCGAACACACCTGCAATTAGGAAATATTCTTTTGGCGcacactaaaaacaaagaattggcCACCAGACATTTGGAGCAAGCA TGGACAATATCAATTGGA TTGCCCCCTTCAGAAGAGGTGGACTCAGTGAGGTTTGAATCAGCGAGTGAACTGGCCACTGTGTATGAAAAAGAT TTCCGCTTTGAAGAAGCAAAACCAGTCCTGCAGAAAGCAATAGAAGTTTCTCAACAATCAGCATACTGGCATTGCAGGCTCATCTTCCAACTAGCA caaATCTATGCAATCCAAAGAGATCACACCTCAGCATGTCATTACCTTCAGGTGGGGGCGGATTTTGCTGGATCGGCTCATTCCGAGTACACAAGGCTACTCTTCATCCTGAGCAAGGGAATG TTGCTGCTAATAGCGAAGAAAACCACCGAAGTCCATGAAACACTGAGTGCGGCCGGCCAGTTGATAGAGACCTATAATGGCACACCCCTACAGAAGGATTCCCTCAAAGTCTTCTTCTTTGTTCTACAAGTCTGCCATTACCTTATGGCTGGTCAG GTTAAAACAGTAAAGCCAGTCCTTAAGAATCTACAGCAGATCATTCAGACTATCACACAGCTTCATACTGATGAAG AACCTGTCCCAGCAAATGAACTGGATTTGTTTCAGTGGCTGCCCATTGAGCATATGTGCATTTTAGTGTATCTG GTTACCGTGATGCACTCAATGCAGGCAGGACACATGGACAAAGCTCAGAAATACACAGACAAAGCCCTCATGCAGATAGAGAAGTTAAAAA TGCTGGACTCCCACCCTCTCCTGTCAGCCTTCCAACTCATGTTGCTGGAACACATCATCATGTGTCGACTGATCATGGGCAACAAAACACTGGCCATTCAGGAG ATTTTCCAAGCTTGTTCAGTTTGCCAACAGCAACCACGACTTTTCACTACTCATGGGGCACAAATTCATACACTATTA GGGCTATATGCAATGTCAATGAATTGTATGGAGGCAGCAGAACTGCAATTTATTACAGCGATTAAG AGTTCACAGGGCACAGAGCTGGAGATGTTTGTGAACCTGAACTTGGCCATTGTGTATCTCCGGACAAACCGTTTCCCAGAGTTCATGACTATTATGGATAAAGTGGATCCAGAGAAATGTCAATCATG CCCTCAAAGTTTACAAGCGTCTGCATTTTATGTCAGAGGCTTACAGACATTTTTCCAGGCTCGATACAATGAAGCTAA GAGATACCTTAGAGAAACATTAAAGATGGCTAACTCAGAGGACCTAAACAGATTGACATCCTGTTCTCTGGTGCTCCTTGGACATATCTTTTTATCCCTGGGAAACAATGCA GAGGCATTGAATATGGTCACGCCCGCTATGCAGTTGGCAGGAAAAATATCAGATGTCCATGTTCAATTGTGGGCATCTTCCCTCCTTAAAG ATCTGTATGGCCTGTGTGGTGACACAGCCAATGAACAGGAAGGCTACAGGATGCACAACACGTTCACACAGTCCCTGCTGAAAGATCTCCTCCAGTCCTCACAGCTTCCAGAACACGGACTCATTCAT TGGACTGAGGGACCTTGTCCGTTTCACTTGAACACCACACCACCTGCGAACAATGTGATGTGA